A region from the Clostridium beijerinckii genome encodes:
- a CDS encoding two-component sensor histidine kinase — protein MYKAIVKIISKLSSMKFNQKITILFILAVLITNTFVIYTVYQLAGKEITQKSTGLVQGQFETITDILDITLKNFIETANIIKSDSRVQEFLMNNNLTSKNYYKDTKDAYSSIRYLLDSNSYIDYIALVKFNGPELAYVGEVWTNSDFRTQTLEDYKNAIATQFGNCKISMKRKVFYPEQYVLNIYQPISDKYDSKLNTGFLVIGIGEKNIKEFYSNLDKELKMQIYLADKDGIVISDTSKSSIGKESLYKDVLKGESGQQKVENKMVVYQKLNNWDWYMVGEIPMESLLKDTNTVIYFIILWVLISGVLISIVCYKLSKNLYKPMETIVKKMNEVSKGNLEVRMEKEYKGNDFKQLASGFNIMIEEINILMFRIKKEQTEIKQIELNRLQSQIKPHFLYNTLECIHWQALSDGNKDVSRMVKALANYYRLCLSKGKDIIPLSQELANINNYLIIQNMRYSDIVQCQINIDDRFSNVLIPKMTLQPLIENSIYHGIRVKDGYKGKISITIEEVNNKIVISVADTGMGMEQEQIDQINNSISVFDEKTGYGLRNVHKRIEILFGSGYGLYYRKNKFDGTTVDILLPKGENN, from the coding sequence ATGTATAAAGCAATAGTAAAAATCATAAGTAAATTATCCAGCATGAAATTTAATCAAAAAATCACTATTCTTTTTATTCTAGCAGTTTTAATTACAAATACTTTTGTAATTTATACAGTATATCAATTAGCAGGAAAAGAGATTACTCAAAAATCTACTGGACTTGTACAAGGACAATTTGAAACTATAACAGATATATTAGATATAACATTAAAAAACTTTATTGAAACAGCAAATATCATTAAATCAGACAGTCGAGTACAAGAATTTTTAATGAATAATAATTTAACTTCAAAGAATTATTATAAAGATACAAAAGATGCTTATTCCTCAATAAGATATCTTTTAGATTCTAATAGTTATATAGATTATATTGCATTGGTAAAATTTAATGGGCCAGAATTGGCATATGTAGGAGAAGTTTGGACTAACAGTGATTTTAGAACTCAAACATTGGAGGATTATAAAAATGCAATAGCAACTCAATTTGGAAATTGTAAAATAAGTATGAAAAGAAAAGTATTTTATCCAGAACAGTATGTTTTAAATATTTATCAACCTATTAGCGATAAATATGATTCAAAATTGAACACTGGGTTTTTAGTTATAGGAATTGGAGAAAAAAATATTAAAGAATTTTATTCCAATTTAGATAAAGAATTGAAAATGCAAATTTATTTGGCGGATAAAGATGGAATTGTTATATCTGATACAAGCAAATCTTCGATCGGAAAGGAAAGTTTGTATAAGGATGTATTAAAAGGAGAAAGTGGACAACAAAAGGTTGAAAACAAAATGGTTGTTTATCAAAAACTTAATAATTGGGATTGGTATATGGTAGGGGAGATTCCAATGGAATCATTATTAAAAGATACTAATACGGTAATATATTTTATAATATTATGGGTATTAATATCTGGAGTACTCATTAGCATAGTGTGTTATAAATTAAGCAAGAATTTATATAAACCTATGGAAACCATTGTAAAGAAAATGAATGAGGTTTCTAAGGGGAACCTTGAAGTCAGAATGGAAAAAGAGTATAAAGGAAATGATTTTAAACAACTTGCAAGTGGTTTTAATATTATGATTGAAGAAATTAATATACTGATGTTTAGAATAAAAAAGGAACAAACCGAGATTAAACAAATTGAACTAAACAGGTTACAGTCTCAAATCAAACCACATTTCTTATATAATACTTTAGAGTGTATCCATTGGCAGGCATTATCTGATGGAAATAAGGATGTATCGCGAATGGTAAAAGCTTTAGCTAATTATTATCGTTTATGTTTAAGTAAAGGAAAAGACATAATACCGCTTTCACAAGAATTAGCAAATATAAATAATTATTTGATTATCCAAAATATGAGGTATAGTGATATTGTCCAATGTCAAATTAATATAGATGATCGTTTTTCAAATGTTTTGATACCTAAGATGACGTTACAACCTTTAATAGAAAATTCAATTTATCATGGGATAAGGGTTAAGGATGGGTATAAAGGTAAAATATCCATTACTATAGAAGAAGTAAATAATAAAATAGTTATATCAGTAGCAGATACTGGAATGGGTATGGAACAAGAACAAATTGATCAAATCAATAATTCTATATCAGTATTTGATGAAAAAACAGGATATGGGTTAAGAAATGTACACAAAAGAATAGAAATATTGTTTGGTAGTGGGTATGGATTATACTATAGGAAAAATAAGTTTGATGGAACTACAGTAGATATTCTATTACCTAAAGGGGAGAATAATTAA
- a CDS encoding DNA-binding response regulator: MYKAMIVDDEEMIRKGIRNVIPWDKLSIDTVKMASSGIEAINLMKEETFDIMVTDICMTEMDGLSLVEKMNCLNPKLKIIVLTGYDNFEYAQKCCKMQVEDYLLKPVDEAELENVIEKLIKDLDNQKAINHEQKIKRRIQGVTDQLKIEQIMQNLLYDRMKIDDIKGELDQYFYNKRETLQVALVCTIIDDNLAWKQHFELLNLYIKNTCIELFDSKKEGITFEDKNKNIVVAMFVRDEFEEVTERMQYLIQYLKNEYDIHQKVILGSVVCGFNKINVSYNDACVLLNNKNTDDEIITGEPRELTLRSFNAKVQEIRTSMINNIDDFEKVMNIYESYSKIIEFHNLSISLVKKTCFDILATLYFAYMMEKGDVVDSKLDSLSISLQNCNRDDSLKITRDFIVQMFQADIGESHEIIRKAKLYIKDHLNESISVYNIAEILYVTPTYFSKLFKNNTGEGCNNYIVRKRIEKAKLLLETTSMKTGKIANLVGYKDTNYFSLAFKKQTGMSPTEFRETGGRYNEKNQFNFNHKI, from the coding sequence ATGTATAAAGCTATGATTGTAGATGATGAAGAGATGATTCGAAAAGGAATTCGCAATGTTATTCCTTGGGACAAGCTAAGCATAGACACGGTTAAAATGGCTTCCTCTGGGATTGAAGCAATTAATTTAATGAAAGAAGAAACTTTTGATATTATGGTCACAGATATTTGTATGACTGAAATGGATGGATTATCTTTAGTAGAAAAAATGAATTGTTTAAATCCAAAGCTTAAAATTATTGTCTTAACAGGATATGATAATTTTGAATATGCCCAAAAGTGCTGTAAGATGCAAGTTGAGGATTACCTTTTAAAGCCAGTAGATGAAGCTGAACTTGAAAATGTCATTGAAAAACTAATAAAAGATTTAGATAATCAAAAAGCTATAAATCATGAGCAAAAGATTAAGCGTAGGATACAAGGCGTAACTGACCAATTAAAAATTGAGCAGATTATGCAAAATTTACTTTATGACCGAATGAAGATAGATGATATTAAAGGAGAGTTAGATCAATATTTTTATAACAAAAGAGAAACATTGCAAGTTGCATTAGTTTGTACAATTATAGATGATAATTTGGCATGGAAACAACATTTTGAATTATTGAATTTATATATTAAAAATACTTGTATTGAATTATTTGATTCTAAAAAAGAAGGGATTACTTTTGAAGATAAAAACAAAAATATCGTTGTTGCCATGTTTGTAAGAGATGAATTTGAGGAAGTAACAGAAAGAATGCAATATTTAATTCAATATTTGAAAAATGAATATGATATACATCAAAAAGTAATTCTTGGAAGTGTTGTATGCGGTTTTAATAAAATCAATGTTTCATATAATGATGCTTGCGTTTTATTAAATAATAAAAATACAGATGACGAAATTATTACAGGTGAACCAAGAGAATTAACGCTAAGATCATTTAATGCAAAAGTGCAAGAAATCCGTACAAGTATGATTAACAATATAGATGACTTTGAGAAAGTAATGAATATTTATGAATCATATAGTAAAATAATAGAATTCCATAATTTATCCATTTCCTTAGTAAAAAAAACATGTTTTGACATTCTAGCAACATTATATTTCGCTTATATGATGGAAAAAGGAGACGTAGTTGATAGCAAGTTGGATTCTTTATCTATTTCTTTGCAAAACTGCAATCGTGATGACTCATTAAAAATCACCAGAGACTTTATAGTACAGATGTTTCAAGCAGACATTGGAGAAAGTCATGAAATAATAAGAAAAGCAAAATTATATATTAAGGATCATCTTAATGAATCAATTTCAGTTTACAATATTGCAGAGATACTTTACGTTACTCCAACTTATTTCTCCAAGTTATTTAAGAATAATACAGGAGAAGGATGCAATAATTATATTGTTCGTAAACGAATAGAAAAAGCAAAATTGCTATTAGAAACAACGAGTATGAAAACGGGAAAGATTGCAAATTTAGTAGGATATAAAGATACAAATTATTTTTCATTAGCATTCAAAAAGCAAACAGGAATGTCTCCAACTGAATTTAGAGAAACTGGAGGAAGATATAATGAGAAAAATCAATTTAATTTCAACCACAAAATATGA
- a CDS encoding glycosyl hydrolase, producing the protein MRKINLISTTKYEVLTNENVYINNEKAYHTLELSGQSYQTMEGFGACFNELGYIALNKITVDKKEEVMKNLFDPSECNFTYCRLPIGASDYAASWYSLNEIKGDYEMNNFTIERDKECLIPFIKDAEKYSGKLNLFASPWSPPTWMKYPEVYNFGTLIWEEKNLKAYALYFKKFIEEYKNEGLKIDQIHIQNEPIADQKFPSCVWSGEKMRDFIKGYIGPLFEESKLDTEIWLGTLNSPYDDYGDKNWQFGQYNNFANTVLSDRDARKYISGVGYQWGGKHALLQTKVAYPEMKLIQTENECGEGKNSWEYAEYVFNLIWTYLINGVCAYTYWNMILEETGVSTWGWKQNSLITVTEDNDIRYNPEYYLMRHFSKYVKQGALMKGLKGDYAGNALAFENPDRSIILELLNPFDEMQEVTFCFEDINYNFTVKPHSFNTLVVI; encoded by the coding sequence ATGAGAAAAATCAATTTAATTTCAACCACAAAATATGAAGTGTTGACAAATGAAAATGTATATATTAATAATGAAAAAGCATATCACACATTGGAGCTAAGTGGACAATCATATCAAACTATGGAAGGATTTGGAGCTTGTTTTAATGAATTGGGATATATAGCCTTAAATAAAATTACAGTAGATAAAAAAGAAGAAGTAATGAAAAATTTATTTGATCCATCAGAATGTAATTTTACTTATTGCAGATTGCCAATTGGAGCAAGTGACTATGCAGCAAGCTGGTATAGTTTAAATGAAATTAAAGGCGATTATGAAATGAATAACTTTACTATTGAAAGAGATAAAGAATGTTTAATTCCTTTTATTAAAGATGCAGAAAAATATAGTGGAAAGCTTAATTTATTTGCATCTCCTTGGAGTCCTCCAACATGGATGAAGTATCCTGAGGTATATAATTTTGGGACATTAATCTGGGAAGAAAAGAATCTAAAAGCATATGCCCTTTATTTTAAAAAATTTATTGAAGAATATAAAAATGAAGGCCTTAAGATTGACCAAATACACATACAAAATGAGCCAATAGCAGATCAAAAGTTTCCTTCTTGTGTTTGGTCAGGTGAAAAAATGCGTGATTTTATTAAAGGATACATTGGACCATTATTTGAAGAAAGCAAATTGGATACAGAAATATGGTTAGGTACGCTAAATTCGCCTTATGACGATTATGGTGATAAAAATTGGCAATTTGGTCAATATAATAACTTTGCTAATACTGTATTAAGTGATAGAGATGCCAGGAAATATATAAGTGGAGTTGGATATCAATGGGGTGGAAAGCATGCTTTGTTGCAAACCAAAGTAGCATATCCTGAAATGAAATTAATACAAACAGAAAATGAATGTGGAGAAGGAAAAAATAGCTGGGAATATGCTGAATATGTATTTAATTTAATATGGACATACCTAATTAATGGTGTATGTGCTTATACTTATTGGAATATGATACTTGAAGAAACTGGTGTAAGTACATGGGGATGGAAACAAAATTCCCTAATCACAGTTACAGAAGATAATGATATAAGATATAATCCAGAATATTATTTGATGAGACATTTTTCGAAATATGTAAAACAAGGAGCCTTAATGAAAGGACTAAAAGGTGATTATGCTGGAAATGCACTAGCTTTTGAAAATCCAGATAGAAGTATTATATTAGAGTTATTAAATCCTTTTGATGAGATGCAAGAAGTCACTTTTTGTTTTGAAGATATAAATTATAACTTTACTGTAAAGCCACATTCGTTTAATACATTAGTAGTTATATAA
- a CDS encoding glycosyl hydrolase, with protein MVKEKRITHEYALEKAKEIVAKMTLEEKAEQLTYKSAPVERLDIPRYNWWNEGLHGVARAGTATVFPQAIGLAAMFDDELLHEIATVISTEGRAKYNESSKKDDRDIYKGITYWSPNVNIFRDPRWGRGHETYGEDPYLTSRLGVAFVNGLQGDGKYLKIAACAKHFAVHSGPEGLRHEFDAVVSQKDLYETYLPAFEACVKEGDVEAVMGAYNRTNGEPCCGSKALLKDILRGKWEFKGHVVSDCWAIADFHLHHKVTSTITESAALAMKNGCDLNCGNVYLQILLAYQEGLVTEEDITTAAERLMATRIRLGMFDEDCEYNEIPYELNDCKEHNELSLKASRKSMVLLRNDGTLPLDKSKLKAVAVIGPNADSKIMLKGNYSGTASQYITVLDGIHEAVGEDVRVYYSEGCHLYKDRVEDLANPDDRVAEAISIAERSDVAILCLGLDSTIEGEQGDAGNSEGAGDKATLNLPVKQQELLEKVIATGTPVIVVIGAGSALTFNGVEDKCAAILDAWYPGSRGGRAVADLLFGKCSPSGKLPVTFYKDTNDLPEFIDYAMKGRTYRYMEGESLYPFGYGLTYSNVELSNLNVEEIKENFEDVNVNIAIKNIGDYDIDEVVQCYTKNLESKFAVKNYSLAGFKRITLNKNESKIITMKINKKAFQVVNNEGERIFDGNKFKIYVGISQPDKRSVELTGIAPLEINIELI; from the coding sequence ATGGTTAAAGAGAAAAGAATTACTCACGAATACGCTTTAGAAAAAGCAAAAGAAATAGTGGCAAAGATGACATTAGAAGAAAAAGCAGAACAATTAACTTATAAATCAGCACCTGTAGAGAGATTAGATATACCTAGATATAATTGGTGGAATGAAGGTTTGCATGGTGTAGCAAGGGCAGGTACAGCAACTGTTTTTCCTCAAGCAATTGGACTTGCCGCTATGTTTGATGATGAATTACTACATGAAATTGCAACGGTTATATCAACAGAAGGTCGTGCGAAATACAATGAAAGCAGCAAAAAAGATGATAGAGATATTTATAAAGGAATAACTTATTGGTCACCAAATGTTAATATTTTTAGAGATCCTAGATGGGGGCGCGGCCATGAAACTTATGGAGAAGATCCATATTTAACTTCTAGACTTGGAGTAGCTTTCGTAAACGGACTACAAGGAGACGGAAAATATTTAAAAATAGCAGCATGTGCAAAACATTTTGCAGTACACAGTGGACCAGAGGGATTAAGACATGAATTTGATGCTGTCGTAAGTCAAAAAGATCTATACGAAACTTATCTACCAGCTTTTGAAGCTTGTGTAAAAGAAGGCGATGTAGAAGCTGTAATGGGAGCGTATAATCGTACAAACGGAGAACCATGCTGTGGAAGTAAGGCTTTATTAAAAGATATATTAAGAGGAAAATGGGAGTTTAAAGGTCACGTGGTATCTGATTGCTGGGCAATTGCAGATTTTCATTTACATCATAAGGTAACAAGTACTATCACTGAATCAGCAGCCTTAGCTATGAAAAATGGCTGCGACTTAAATTGTGGAAATGTATACCTTCAAATATTATTGGCATATCAAGAAGGACTAGTTACAGAAGAAGATATAACAACTGCGGCGGAAAGATTAATGGCAACAAGAATAAGACTTGGAATGTTTGATGAAGACTGTGAATATAACGAAATACCATATGAATTAAATGACTGTAAGGAACATAATGAATTATCCTTAAAAGCTTCAAGAAAGTCAATGGTATTATTAAGAAACGATGGAACACTACCATTAGATAAATCAAAGCTAAAAGCAGTTGCAGTAATTGGACCAAATGCTGATAGTAAAATAATGCTTAAAGGAAATTATTCAGGAACTGCATCTCAATATATTACTGTATTAGATGGAATACATGAAGCTGTTGGAGAAGATGTAAGAGTATATTATTCAGAAGGATGTCATTTATATAAAGATAGAGTTGAGGACTTAGCAAATCCCGATGATAGAGTAGCAGAAGCAATATCAATAGCAGAAAGATCAGATGTTGCTATTCTATGCTTAGGTTTGGATTCTACCATAGAAGGAGAGCAAGGTGATGCTGGTAATAGTGAGGGAGCTGGTGATAAGGCAACCCTAAACTTACCAGTGAAACAACAAGAGTTATTAGAAAAAGTGATTGCAACTGGAACACCAGTTATAGTAGTTATTGGAGCAGGAAGTGCTTTAACATTTAATGGAGTAGAAGACAAATGTGCGGCTATATTAGACGCATGGTACCCAGGTAGCCGTGGTGGGCGAGCAGTAGCAGATTTATTGTTTGGGAAATGTTCACCAAGTGGTAAATTGCCTGTTACATTTTATAAAGACACTAATGACTTACCAGAATTTATAGATTATGCTATGAAGGGTAGAACATATCGATATATGGAAGGAGAAAGCTTATATCCATTTGGGTATGGTTTAACTTATTCTAATGTAGAGTTGTCTAATTTGAACGTAGAAGAGATTAAAGAAAATTTTGAAGATGTTAATGTGAATATAGCTATTAAAAATATAGGGGATTATGATATAGATGAAGTAGTGCAATGTTATACAAAAAATTTAGAATCAAAATTCGCAGTAAAAAATTATAGTTTAGCAGGATTTAAACGTATAACATTAAATAAGAATGAAAGTAAAATCATAACAATGAAAATAAACAAGAAAGCTTTTCAAGTTGTGAATAATGAAGGTGAAAGAATTTTTGATGGAAATAAGTTCAAGATATATGTAGGTATATCACAACCAGATAAGAGAAGTGTAGAGCTTACAGGAATAGCTCCGTTAGAAATTAATATTGAATTAATATAA
- a CDS encoding phosphoketolase, with the protein MTDIDYSSESYLKKVDAHWRAVNYISVGQLYLMGNPLLKEPLKPEHVKNSVFGHWGTIAGQTFIYSHLNRVINKYDLNMLYISGPGHGGQVMVSNSYLDGSYSDIYPEITQDIRGLSKLYKEFSFSGGVGSHATPEAPGSIHEGGELGYSVMHGFGAILDNPDLIAAVVVGDGEAETGPLATSWQLNKFINPVTDGVVLPILYLNGFKISNPTIMARMTDEELQKYFEGLGWDPIFVEGNDPEVMHRLMADKMDEAIEKIQAIKKNAIENNDMSRPKWPVILNRTPKGWTGPKELNGQPIEGSFRAHQVPIPFDRKHMEYADEFAKWMKSYRPEELFTEEGKLVEEIAEIIPKGNKRMSCNPATNGGKIMKGLRLPNYRDYAINNEEKGKNVAQDMLILGNYVRDVMKLNKKERNFRAFSPDEAASNRLYAMFEETSRQWVGEINEPYDEFLSPDGRVFDSMLSEHVAEGALEAYLLTGRHGFIHSYESFLRVVDSMVTQHFKWLNQCESIDWREKIASLNLIMTSHIWQQDHNGYTHQDPGMLGHLADKNSGLIHEYLPADANTLLVTFDKCLRSRNQVNLLTASKHPRQQWFTIDEAEYLVSNGLGIIEWASTDKNGETDIIFAMAGDTPTLEGFAAVQLLHDYLPELKIRFVNIVDLLKLQSPESYEHGMSDAEFNMIFTTDKPIIFGFHGYENLIDTLFFKRANHNVSVHGYRDNGEITTGFDMRVLNELDRYNLVKDAIHHLPQLGNKGAYIIQEMNEKLDMHTKYVHENGIDLPEIANWEWKGLK; encoded by the coding sequence ATTACTGACATTGATTATTCTTCCGAAAGTTATTTGAAAAAAGTAGATGCGCATTGGAGAGCTGTTAATTATATTTCAGTTGGACAATTGTATCTTATGGGCAATCCTTTATTAAAAGAGCCACTAAAACCAGAACATGTAAAAAATTCCGTTTTTGGTCACTGGGGAACAATTGCTGGACAAACTTTTATTTACTCACATTTAAACCGTGTTATTAACAAATATGATTTAAATATGTTATACATTTCTGGTCCTGGTCATGGTGGACAAGTTATGGTTTCTAACTCTTATTTAGATGGTAGCTATAGTGATATTTACCCTGAAATTACTCAAGATATAAGAGGATTATCAAAATTATACAAGGAATTCTCATTTTCAGGTGGAGTAGGTTCTCATGCAACTCCAGAAGCTCCTGGTTCAATACATGAAGGTGGAGAATTAGGTTATTCTGTAATGCATGGTTTTGGTGCTATATTAGATAATCCTGATTTAATTGCTGCAGTTGTTGTTGGAGATGGTGAAGCAGAAACAGGACCATTAGCTACTTCTTGGCAATTAAATAAATTTATAAATCCTGTTACAGACGGTGTTGTTTTACCAATACTTTACTTAAATGGATTTAAGATTAGCAATCCTACTATAATGGCCCGCATGACAGATGAAGAATTACAAAAATATTTTGAAGGCTTAGGATGGGATCCAATCTTTGTTGAAGGTAACGATCCAGAAGTAATGCATCGTTTAATGGCAGACAAAATGGATGAAGCTATAGAAAAAATTCAAGCTATTAAAAAGAATGCAATTGAAAATAATGATATGTCTAGACCAAAATGGCCAGTTATCCTTAATAGAACACCTAAAGGATGGACAGGACCAAAAGAATTGAATGGACAACCAATTGAAGGTTCATTCCGTGCACATCAAGTTCCAATTCCTTTTGATAGAAAACATATGGAATATGCAGATGAATTCGCAAAATGGATGAAAAGCTATCGCCCAGAAGAATTATTTACTGAAGAAGGTAAGCTAGTTGAAGAAATTGCAGAAATAATTCCTAAAGGCAATAAGCGTATGTCTTGCAACCCTGCAACAAATGGTGGTAAAATCATGAAAGGTTTACGTTTACCAAATTATCGTGATTATGCTATTAATAATGAAGAAAAAGGTAAAAATGTCGCACAAGATATGCTTATTTTAGGTAATTATGTACGTGACGTTATGAAATTAAATAAAAAAGAACGTAATTTCCGTGCTTTCAGTCCAGACGAAGCTGCCTCAAACCGTTTATATGCAATGTTTGAAGAAACAAGCCGCCAATGGGTTGGAGAAATCAATGAACCTTATGATGAATTCCTATCACCAGATGGACGTGTATTTGATTCAATGCTTAGTGAACATGTAGCTGAAGGAGCTTTAGAAGCTTACCTATTAACTGGTCGTCATGGCTTTATACATAGTTACGAATCATTCTTGCGTGTTGTAGACTCAATGGTTACACAACATTTTAAATGGCTTAACCAATGTGAATCCATTGATTGGAGAGAAAAGATTGCATCATTAAACTTAATTATGACTTCTCATATTTGGCAACAAGATCATAATGGTTATACTCACCAAGATCCAGGAATGCTTGGACATTTAGCTGATAAAAATTCGGGTTTAATCCATGAATACTTGCCAGCAGATGCCAATACTTTACTTGTAACATTTGATAAATGTTTAAGAAGCCGTAATCAAGTAAATCTTTTGACAGCTTCAAAACATCCAAGACAACAATGGTTTACTATTGATGAAGCTGAATATTTAGTTAGTAACGGCTTAGGTATCATCGAATGGGCAAGCACAGATAAAAACGGAGAAACAGATATTATATTTGCAATGGCTGGTGATACTCCAACACTGGAAGGTTTCGCTGCTGTTCAATTATTACATGATTATTTACCTGAACTTAAGATTAGATTTGTTAATATTGTTGATTTATTGAAATTACAATCTCCAGAAAGCTATGAACATGGTATGTCCGATGCAGAGTTCAATATGATATTCACTACAGACAAACCAATCATCTTCGGTTTTCATGGATATGAAAACTTAATAGATACTTTGTTCTTCAAACGTGCGAACCATAATGTTTCTGTTCATGGTTACAGAGATAATGGTGAAATCACAACTGGATTCGATATGCGTGTCTTGAACGAATTAGATCGTTACAATCTTGTTAAAGATGCAATCCATCACTTGCCACAATTGGGTAATAAAGGCGCTTATATCATCCAAGAAATGAATGAAAAATTAGATATGCATACTAAATATGTACATGAAAATGGTATTGATTTACCAGAAATCGCTAACTGGGAATGGAAAGGACTTAAGTAA